Proteins found in one Herbiconiux sp. A18JL235 genomic segment:
- the purL gene encoding phosphoribosylformylglycinamidine synthase subunit PurL: MSTADTVENAIATPDREQPYEALGLKSDEYAKIKEILGRRPTSGELAMYSVMWSEHCSYKSSKIYLRQFGQKVTPAMKKNLMVGMGENAGVVDVGEGWAVTFKVESHNHPSYIEPFQGAATGVGGIVRDIISMGARPVAVMDQLRFGKIDEPDTARVVHGVTSGISFYGNCLGLPNIGGETYFDPVYQGNPLVNALSVGVLRHEDLHLANARGVGNKVVLFGARTGGDGIGGASILASDTFSAGGPTKRPAVQVGDPFAEKVLIECCLELFAGELVEGIQDLGAAGISCATSELASNGDGGMFIELDKVLLRDPSLTAEEILMSESQERMMAVVKPEKLEGFLAVTAKWDVETSVLGEVTDTGRLVINWHGEEIVNVEPRTVAVDGPVYERPVAYPSWIDELQADSASRLPRSSDGEALRDEFLRVVGSPNMASKEWITNQYDRYVLGNTALSFPDDGGMIRVDEESGLGFALASDANGRYCQLDPYRGAQLALAEAYRNVAVTGATPVAVSDCLNFGSPENPEVMWQFSKAVEGLADGCLELEIPVTGGNVSFYNQTGSQPIHPTPVVAVLGVIDDVARRVPSGWQDEGSNLYLLGTTRSELDGSAWAGVVHGHLGGLPPEVSLPGEAALGELLRAGALEGLIDSAHDLSDGGLAQTLAESVLRFGIGARVWLDEIVERDGVSISDALFSESTGRVLVAVPREDDVKFKGLAAGRGIPLLRIGVTDALSGSLEVQGLFEVPIPELAGIHSATLPDHFGPVVGG, from the coding sequence GTGAGCACTGCCGATACCGTCGAGAACGCCATCGCGACCCCCGACCGGGAACAGCCCTACGAGGCCCTCGGGCTGAAGAGCGACGAGTACGCCAAGATCAAGGAGATCCTCGGCCGGCGCCCCACGAGCGGCGAGCTCGCCATGTATTCGGTGATGTGGAGCGAGCACTGCTCGTACAAGTCGTCGAAGATCTATCTGCGGCAGTTCGGCCAGAAGGTCACCCCCGCCATGAAGAAGAACCTCATGGTCGGCATGGGCGAGAACGCCGGTGTCGTCGACGTGGGCGAGGGCTGGGCCGTCACCTTCAAGGTCGAGTCGCACAACCACCCCTCCTACATCGAGCCCTTCCAGGGCGCCGCCACCGGCGTCGGCGGCATCGTGCGCGACATCATCTCGATGGGTGCCCGCCCGGTCGCCGTGATGGATCAGCTGCGCTTCGGCAAGATCGACGAGCCCGACACCGCGCGCGTCGTGCACGGGGTCACGAGCGGCATCTCCTTCTACGGCAACTGCCTCGGCCTGCCGAACATCGGCGGCGAGACGTACTTCGACCCGGTGTACCAGGGCAACCCGCTGGTGAACGCGCTCTCGGTGGGTGTGCTGCGCCACGAAGACCTGCACCTCGCCAACGCCCGCGGCGTGGGCAACAAGGTCGTGCTGTTCGGGGCGCGCACCGGTGGCGACGGCATCGGCGGCGCCTCAATCCTCGCCTCCGACACCTTCTCCGCCGGCGGGCCCACCAAGCGCCCCGCTGTGCAGGTCGGCGACCCGTTCGCCGAGAAGGTGCTCATCGAATGCTGCCTCGAGCTGTTCGCGGGCGAGCTGGTCGAGGGCATCCAAGACCTCGGTGCCGCCGGAATCTCCTGCGCCACCAGCGAGCTCGCCTCCAACGGCGACGGCGGCATGTTCATCGAGCTCGACAAGGTGCTGCTGCGCGATCCGTCGCTCACCGCAGAAGAGATCCTCATGTCGGAGAGCCAGGAGCGCATGATGGCGGTGGTGAAGCCCGAGAAGCTCGAGGGCTTCCTCGCCGTCACCGCGAAGTGGGATGTGGAGACCAGCGTGCTCGGCGAGGTCACCGACACCGGGCGCCTCGTCATCAACTGGCACGGTGAAGAGATCGTCAACGTCGAGCCGCGCACCGTCGCGGTCGACGGGCCCGTGTACGAGCGGCCCGTCGCCTACCCGTCGTGGATCGACGAGCTTCAGGCCGACTCCGCATCCCGTCTTCCCCGCTCGAGCGACGGCGAGGCGCTTCGCGACGAGTTCCTCCGGGTCGTGGGCTCGCCGAACATGGCGTCGAAGGAGTGGATCACGAACCAGTACGACCGCTACGTGCTGGGCAACACGGCGCTGTCGTTCCCCGACGACGGTGGAATGATCCGCGTCGACGAGGAGTCGGGGCTCGGCTTCGCGCTCGCCTCCGACGCCAACGGGCGCTACTGCCAGCTCGACCCGTACCGCGGCGCGCAACTCGCGCTGGCCGAGGCCTACCGCAACGTCGCCGTCACCGGCGCCACCCCGGTCGCGGTCTCCGACTGCCTCAACTTCGGGTCGCCCGAGAACCCCGAGGTGATGTGGCAGTTCTCGAAGGCCGTCGAGGGGCTGGCCGACGGATGCCTCGAGCTCGAGATCCCGGTGACGGGCGGCAACGTGTCGTTCTACAACCAGACCGGGTCGCAGCCCATCCACCCCACGCCCGTGGTCGCCGTGCTCGGCGTGATCGACGACGTCGCCCGCCGTGTGCCCTCGGGGTGGCAAGACGAGGGGTCGAACCTGTACCTCCTCGGCACCACCCGTTCCGAGCTCGACGGCTCGGCCTGGGCCGGGGTGGTGCACGGGCACCTGGGTGGGCTCCCGCCCGAGGTGTCGCTGCCCGGCGAGGCCGCGCTCGGCGAGCTGCTGCGCGCCGGGGCCCTCGAGGGTCTCATCGACTCGGCGCACGACCTCTCCGACGGTGGGCTCGCGCAGACCCTCGCCGAGTCGGTGCTGCGCTTCGGCATCGGGGCGCGGGTATGGCTCGACGAGATCGTGGAGCGCGACGGCGTCTCGATCTCCGACGCGCTGTTCAGCGAGTCGACGGGGCGGGTGCTGGTGGCGGTCCCCCGCGAAGACGACGTCAAGTTCAAGGGCCTCGCTGCGGGCCGGGGCATCCCGCTGCTGCGCATCGGCGTCACCGACGCGCTCTCGGGCTCCCTCGAGGTGCAGGGCCTGTTCGAGGTGCCCATCCCCGAGCTCGCCGGCATCCACAGCGCCACCCTCCCCGACCACTTCGGCCCCGTCGTCGGCGGCTGA
- a CDS encoding SGNH/GDSL hydrolase family protein: MPRRSSPFPKPRRLRAPRVIAVAASSLAAAGGIAAWASYLSRRQHHWRGRLSDAIPVHSSFWRDQASRPLRENELLYVAIGDSAAQGIGASRPSHGYVGFLFRHLGERTGRPVRVINLAVSGARLREALELQLPKLERIVNGSEGASGRRPDIVTVAIGANDMAEFDPERFRTEIARLLTGVAALAPDAVVADIPSFYFLPGEKRARAANRLLRAAADRAGLEVVPLHALTERQGLWGVTTQFAGDLFHPNDRGYRVWSAAFVPALDRRLRRTA, from the coding sequence ATGCCCCGCCGGTCGAGCCCCTTCCCGAAGCCCCGCCGCTTGCGCGCACCCCGAGTGATCGCCGTCGCGGCGTCGTCGCTCGCGGCCGCCGGCGGCATCGCCGCCTGGGCGAGCTACCTCTCGCGCCGCCAGCACCACTGGCGCGGGCGGCTCTCCGACGCCATCCCCGTGCACTCCTCCTTCTGGCGTGACCAGGCCTCCCGCCCACTCCGCGAGAACGAGCTTCTCTACGTCGCGATCGGTGATTCCGCCGCCCAGGGCATCGGCGCGAGCCGGCCTTCCCACGGCTACGTCGGCTTCCTGTTCCGGCACCTCGGCGAGCGCACCGGCCGGCCCGTGCGCGTCATCAACCTCGCCGTCTCGGGAGCCCGCCTGCGCGAGGCCCTCGAGCTGCAGCTGCCGAAGCTCGAGCGCATCGTGAACGGCTCGGAGGGAGCATCCGGTCGCCGACCCGACATCGTGACCGTCGCCATCGGTGCGAACGACATGGCCGAGTTCGACCCCGAGCGCTTCCGCACCGAGATCGCGCGGCTGCTGACGGGTGTCGCCGCGCTCGCTCCGGATGCTGTGGTCGCCGACATCCCCAGCTTCTACTTCCTGCCGGGAGAGAAGAGGGCCCGCGCGGCGAACCGGCTGCTGCGGGCTGCGGCCGACCGGGCGGGGCTCGAAGTGGTTCCGCTGCACGCGCTCACCGAGCGGCAGGGGCTCTGGGGCGTGACGACCCAGTTCGCTGGCGACCTCTTCCACCCCAACGACCGTGGCTACCGTGTGTGGTCCGCAGCCTTCGTGCCGGCCCTGGACCGTCGCCTCCGCCGCACCGCCTGA
- a CDS encoding LLM class flavin-dependent oxidoreductase, which produces MPDSSTPLRRLGFLTIGLFDPADPAAGHEATLEIIEHGERLGFDSAWVRQRHLQYGISSPTAVLAAATQRTSRIELGTAVVPIGAENPFRLAEDFGTVDVLSHGRLNPGFSAGVPMNFDSYRDAIYPMTAEHEDLDYGRLLRFRDLVRGEIASDFQGTQGIEVFANTVQPHAAGLSERLWYGGGSTRSAVWAGSNGFHLLTSSVVQGELGDDFAENQLAQVRAYREAGGSRVSQGLVVIPTDSATPAQRARYEEYAASRSARVGVPHGPKRMLFARDLLGGSAEIADTLHSDPAFREIDEVAFALPFSFEHDDYLQLLGDIAEHLGPALGWRPAAA; this is translated from the coding sequence GTGCCCGACTCCTCCACACCACTTCGCAGGCTCGGATTCCTCACCATCGGCCTGTTCGATCCGGCCGACCCGGCGGCCGGCCACGAGGCGACACTCGAGATCATCGAGCACGGCGAACGGCTCGGGTTCGACAGCGCCTGGGTGCGTCAGCGGCACCTCCAGTACGGTATCTCATCGCCGACCGCCGTTCTCGCAGCCGCCACCCAGCGCACCAGCCGCATCGAGCTGGGCACCGCGGTGGTGCCCATCGGGGCGGAGAACCCGTTCCGGCTCGCCGAAGACTTCGGCACGGTCGACGTGCTCTCCCACGGGCGCCTCAACCCGGGTTTCTCGGCCGGCGTGCCGATGAACTTCGACAGCTACCGCGACGCCATCTACCCCATGACGGCCGAGCATGAAGATCTCGACTACGGCAGGTTGCTGCGGTTCCGCGACCTCGTGCGCGGCGAGATCGCGAGCGATTTCCAGGGAACCCAGGGCATCGAGGTGTTCGCGAACACGGTGCAGCCGCACGCGGCCGGGCTCTCCGAGCGCCTGTGGTACGGCGGCGGCAGTACGCGCTCGGCGGTGTGGGCGGGCTCGAACGGCTTCCATCTGCTGACCTCGAGCGTGGTGCAGGGCGAACTCGGTGACGACTTCGCCGAGAACCAGCTCGCCCAGGTGCGCGCCTACCGGGAGGCGGGGGGCTCCCGGGTCTCGCAGGGGCTCGTCGTCATCCCCACCGACTCCGCCACGCCGGCCCAGCGCGCCCGCTACGAGGAGTATGCCGCGAGCCGGTCGGCGCGGGTGGGGGTCCCCCACGGGCCGAAGCGGATGCTCTTCGCCCGCGACCTCCTCGGCGGCTCAGCCGAGATCGCCGACACCCTGCACTCCGACCCCGCCTTCCGCGAGATAGACGAGGTGGCGTTCGCGCTCCCCTTCTCCTTCGAGCACGACGATTACCTGCAGCTGCTCGGCGACATCGCCGAGCACCTCGGCCCCGCACTCGGCTGGCGCCCCGCGGCGGCGTGA
- a CDS encoding SDR family NAD(P)-dependent oxidoreductase: protein MTGRLTGKIAVVTGAASGIGLATALRFAAEGAEVHGLDRDADRLAEAFSETEHVHPLVADITDERSVADAFDAVLARHGRLDIVVANAGVQLFGHDAAIADLDLAVWRRTVDINFTGTFLTMKHAVRGMLPTGGAILVTGSPTGLTGEGGGFTAYSATKAGGFGLVRTVAADYAKAGIRVNSVVPGFTTTPLVTAISDNEEQRAGIVSRVPLGRPGTPEDVAGMMVYLASDEAAFTTGSTYFIDGGMSTL, encoded by the coding sequence GTGACCGGCCGGCTGACGGGCAAGATCGCCGTGGTCACCGGCGCCGCCTCGGGCATCGGCCTGGCGACGGCGCTGCGCTTCGCCGCCGAGGGGGCCGAGGTTCACGGCCTCGATCGCGACGCCGACCGGCTCGCCGAGGCGTTCTCGGAGACCGAGCACGTGCATCCACTGGTCGCCGACATCACCGACGAGCGGTCGGTCGCCGACGCGTTCGACGCCGTGCTCGCGCGGCACGGGAGGCTCGACATCGTGGTCGCCAACGCCGGGGTGCAGCTGTTCGGGCACGACGCGGCCATCGCCGACCTCGACCTCGCAGTGTGGCGGCGCACCGTCGACATCAACTTCACCGGCACCTTCCTCACGATGAAGCATGCCGTTCGGGGAATGCTCCCGACGGGAGGAGCGATCCTCGTCACCGGGAGCCCCACCGGGCTCACCGGGGAGGGCGGAGGGTTCACCGCCTACTCGGCGACCAAGGCCGGCGGGTTCGGCCTCGTGCGCACGGTGGCCGCCGACTACGCGAAGGCGGGCATCCGTGTGAACAGCGTGGTACCCGGGTTCACCACGACGCCCCTCGTCACTGCGATCTCCGACAACGAGGAGCAGCGCGCGGGCATCGTGTCGCGCGTGCCGCTCGGCCGGCCGGGCACACCGGAGGACGTCGCGGGGATGATGGTGTACCTCGCCTCCGACGAGGCCGCCTTCACCACGGGGAGCACGTATTTCATCGACGGGGGCATGAGCACGCTCTGA
- a CDS encoding maleylpyruvate isomerase family mycothiol-dependent enzyme yields MGSAAMFFHSASAFHELVAAIGDDQWERPALGDWTLRSLVGHTTRAILTVESYLQLDDPGFPTVSNAEGYYARVYRDLTDPEAVAARGVEAGIWLGDDPAQAVGDALVRAMALVDTAPPERIVSIGGLGIELGEYLRTRVFELVVHSIDISRATGLPHGQPSESVRATLELAAGVAAAKGDAEVLLLALTGRGELPAGYSVV; encoded by the coding sequence ATGGGCAGCGCAGCCATGTTCTTCCACTCCGCCTCAGCGTTCCACGAGCTGGTGGCGGCCATCGGCGACGACCAGTGGGAGCGCCCGGCCCTCGGCGACTGGACGCTGCGCTCCCTCGTCGGCCACACCACCCGCGCCATCCTCACGGTGGAGAGCTACCTCCAGCTCGACGACCCCGGCTTCCCCACCGTGTCGAACGCCGAGGGCTACTATGCGCGGGTCTACCGCGACCTCACCGATCCCGAGGCGGTTGCCGCCCGCGGCGTGGAGGCGGGGATCTGGCTGGGCGACGACCCGGCCCAGGCCGTCGGCGACGCCCTCGTGCGCGCGATGGCGCTCGTCGACACCGCCCCACCCGAGCGCATCGTGTCGATCGGCGGCCTCGGCATCGAGCTCGGCGAGTACCTGCGCACACGCGTGTTCGAGCTCGTGGTGCACTCGATCGACATCTCCCGCGCCACGGGCCTCCCCCACGGGCAGCCCTCCGAGAGCGTGAGGGCGACGCTCGAGCTCGCTGCCGGTGTCGCGGCGGCGAAGGGCGACGCCGAGGTGCTGCTGCTCGCTCTCACGGGCCGAGGCGAGCTCCCCGCCGGCTACTCGGTGGTCTGA
- a CDS encoding DMT family transporter, giving the protein MPKNRLAVALQFSALGLIWGASFLFMKVALDGLSFGQVAWTRLVLGTLTLAVLLLVTRTRLPRTPAVYLHFVVIGAFGCAVPFLLFAWAEQYVTSGLASIYNAVTPIATALMVTLVFRVEKLGRSRVLGVVAGIVGVVVIIGPWSFAVNQAAHGDLAFELAGQLACLGSAVCYGFTFGYIRRFITARHPVSGLTAAFLQVGMGAVILLVLTPFVALGPIVLDLPIVLSLVLLGVLGTGVAYYWYMNVLGAWGPTATSTVTYLTPVVGVFLGIVLLGESLSWNAPLGALLVFLGILLAQGRLRLPGRRSARTASAQESPREAG; this is encoded by the coding sequence GTGCCCAAGAACCGTCTCGCCGTCGCCCTCCAATTCTCGGCGCTCGGCCTCATCTGGGGTGCGAGCTTCCTCTTCATGAAAGTAGCGCTCGACGGCCTCTCCTTCGGGCAGGTCGCATGGACGCGACTCGTTCTCGGCACCCTCACCCTCGCTGTGCTGCTGCTCGTCACCCGCACCCGCCTGCCGCGAACCCCCGCGGTCTACCTGCACTTCGTCGTCATCGGGGCATTCGGATGCGCGGTGCCCTTCCTCCTGTTCGCCTGGGCCGAGCAGTATGTCACCTCCGGGCTCGCGAGCATCTACAACGCCGTCACCCCCATCGCCACAGCGCTCATGGTGACGCTGGTCTTCCGGGTCGAGAAGCTCGGCCGCTCGCGGGTTCTCGGGGTGGTTGCCGGCATCGTCGGGGTGGTCGTCATCATCGGTCCGTGGTCGTTCGCGGTGAACCAGGCGGCCCACGGCGATCTCGCGTTCGAGCTCGCCGGCCAGTTGGCGTGCCTCGGTTCGGCGGTCTGCTACGGGTTCACCTTCGGCTACATCCGCCGGTTCATCACGGCGCGGCATCCGGTCTCGGGCCTCACAGCAGCCTTCCTGCAGGTGGGCATGGGGGCGGTCATCCTGCTCGTGCTCACCCCGTTCGTCGCCCTCGGGCCGATCGTGCTCGACCTGCCGATCGTGCTCAGCCTGGTGCTGCTCGGTGTGCTCGGCACCGGTGTGGCCTATTACTGGTACATGAACGTGCTGGGGGCGTGGGGGCCGACGGCCACGTCGACCGTCACGTACCTCACGCCGGTGGTGGGGGTGTTCCTCGGCATCGTGCTGCTCGGGGAGAGCCTCAGCTGGAACGCACCGCTCGGGGCCCTTCTGGTGTTCCTCGGCATCCTGCTCGCGCAGGGCAGGCTGCGGCTGCCGGGCCGCCGCTCCGCGCGCACGGCTTCCGCGCAGGAGTCGCCGCGCGAAGCTGGCTAG
- a CDS encoding MarR family winged helix-turn-helix transcriptional regulator — MSHGSPRQPDDVDRIRADWAALHPEFETEVIELTGRILRSAAVVTRAGDDFLARYDLTRGEFDVLSALRRAGGPRSPGELRTVSLASGPAITKRLKALEQRGLVVRSPNPVDGRGAFIRLTDEGCELIDGVFPELLARERELFGALPDTERASAVEALRAVVRALGQTTE, encoded by the coding sequence ATGAGTCACGGCAGCCCCCGCCAGCCCGACGACGTGGATCGCATCCGTGCCGACTGGGCGGCGCTGCATCCCGAGTTCGAGACCGAGGTGATCGAGCTCACCGGGCGCATCCTCCGCAGCGCGGCGGTCGTCACCCGGGCCGGCGACGACTTCCTCGCCCGCTACGACCTCACCCGCGGCGAGTTCGACGTGCTCTCCGCGCTCCGGCGCGCCGGCGGGCCGCGGTCGCCCGGAGAGCTGCGCACCGTCTCGCTCGCCAGCGGGCCCGCCATCACCAAACGGCTGAAGGCGCTCGAGCAGCGAGGCCTTGTCGTGCGGTCGCCGAACCCGGTCGACGGTCGGGGGGCGTTCATCCGGCTCACCGACGAGGGATGCGAACTCATCGACGGGGTGTTCCCCGAGCTGCTGGCGCGCGAGCGTGAGCTGTTCGGCGCGCTGCCCGACACCGAACGTGCGTCGGCGGTCGAGGCGCTGCGTGCCGTGGTGCGCGCGCTCGGTCAGACCACCGAGTAG
- a CDS encoding DUF3072 domain-containing protein: MSDDQQQNDQQYDPATAGGAGDEALATAPGEGAEAQEPQQETLGGERPDPAEPASKDPSEWVTGDEPMTGPQKSYLDTLAREAGEELPADLTKAEASEHIDRLQQKTGRGA; this comes from the coding sequence ATGAGCGACGACCAGCAGCAGAATGACCAGCAGTACGACCCGGCCACCGCGGGTGGTGCGGGCGACGAGGCCCTCGCGACCGCGCCCGGGGAAGGTGCGGAGGCCCAGGAGCCTCAGCAGGAGACGCTCGGTGGCGAGCGGCCCGATCCGGCGGAGCCGGCGAGCAAAGACCCGAGCGAGTGGGTGACGGGCGACGAGCCGATGACCGGTCCGCAGAAGAGCTACCTCGACACGCTGGCCCGTGAGGCGGGGGAGGAGCTCCCGGCCGACCTCACGAAGGCCGAGGCCTCCGAGCACATCGACCGCCTGCAGCAGAAGACGGGCCGCGGCGCATGA
- a CDS encoding GNAT family N-acetyltransferase, with translation MVAISPEPSILTGRYIRLEPLTRELLPELHAAIGRPEVFAGGYGGGPAGYRADVDDFVAWAEGYYQWSGGNAYAIRLVGGPDDGVLVGTSTLGDLNERLEYAHLGWTAYDPRVWGTVVNPEAKLLLLGLAFDHGFGRVKIQADVLNARSRAAIARLGATFEGISRRDVPRADGSWRDSAVFSIIVDEWPAIRESLAERVANQGGGVPVSLADGGRK, from the coding sequence ATGGTCGCCATCTCACCCGAGCCGAGCATCCTCACCGGTCGCTACATCCGCCTCGAGCCCCTCACCCGCGAACTGCTCCCCGAGCTCCATGCCGCCATCGGCCGGCCCGAGGTGTTCGCGGGCGGGTACGGGGGAGGGCCCGCCGGCTACCGCGCCGACGTCGACGACTTCGTCGCCTGGGCCGAGGGCTACTACCAGTGGTCAGGCGGCAACGCCTACGCCATCCGTCTCGTCGGTGGACCCGACGACGGCGTGCTGGTCGGCACCTCCACTCTCGGCGACCTGAACGAGCGACTCGAGTACGCCCACCTCGGCTGGACCGCCTACGACCCCCGCGTCTGGGGCACCGTCGTGAACCCCGAGGCGAAGCTGCTGCTGCTCGGGCTCGCCTTCGACCACGGTTTCGGGCGGGTGAAGATCCAGGCCGACGTGCTGAACGCCCGCTCCCGCGCTGCCATCGCACGGCTCGGCGCCACCTTCGAGGGCATCAGCCGCCGCGACGTGCCGCGGGCAGACGGCAGCTGGCGCGACTCGGCCGTGTTCTCGATCATCGTCGACGAGTGGCCCGCCATCCGCGAGTCGCTTGCTGAACGTGTGGCGAATCAAGGCGGGGGAGTGCCTGTGAGCTTGGCCGACGGCGGCCGGAAGTGA
- a CDS encoding chorismate mutase, whose amino-acid sequence MNDERKTPAGGFDTSADVYERLESIRQSIDNIDAALIHMLAERFKFTQTVGRLKAEYGLPPADLDREARQIKRLRGLAEESHLDPAFAEKFLGFIVAEVIHHHERIAADADTPPATPAA is encoded by the coding sequence ATGAACGACGAGCGTAAAACGCCCGCGGGGGGCTTCGACACCAGTGCGGATGTCTACGAGCGGCTGGAGAGCATCCGCCAGTCGATCGACAACATCGACGCCGCCCTCATCCACATGCTGGCCGAGCGCTTCAAGTTCACGCAGACCGTGGGGCGCCTCAAGGCCGAGTACGGGCTGCCGCCCGCCGATCTCGACCGTGAGGCTCGCCAGATCAAGCGTCTGCGCGGCCTCGCCGAAGAGTCGCACCTCGACCCGGCCTTCGCCGAGAAGTTCCTCGGGTTCATCGTCGCCGAAGTCATCCACCACCACGAACGCATCGCCGCCGACGCCGACACGCCCCCCGCCACCCCCGCCGCGTAG
- a CDS encoding organic hydroperoxide resistance protein: MEAIYTAIAHASGGGRDGHVRSEDDRLDFDTRPPKEMGGSGEGTNPEQLFAAGYSACFLGALHAAGRELKLDTTDAGVSASVSIGSNGEGGFGLAVELDVYVPNVSPDEARQLAEKAHTICPYSNATRGNIDVTLSVVE, translated from the coding sequence ATGGAAGCCATCTACACCGCAATCGCCCACGCCTCCGGTGGAGGCCGTGACGGACACGTCCGCAGCGAAGACGACCGCCTCGACTTCGACACCCGCCCCCCGAAAGAGATGGGCGGCTCGGGCGAGGGCACGAACCCCGAGCAACTGTTCGCGGCGGGCTACTCCGCCTGCTTCCTCGGCGCTCTGCACGCGGCGGGTCGCGAGCTGAAGCTCGACACCACCGACGCCGGCGTCTCGGCGAGCGTCTCCATCGGCAGCAACGGCGAGGGCGGTTTCGGTCTCGCCGTCGAGCTCGACGTCTACGTGCCGAACGTCAGCCCCGACGAGGCTCGTCAGCTCGCGGAGAAGGCGCACACCATCTGCCCCTACTCCAACGCCACGCGCGGCAACATCGACGTCACGCTCTCGGTCGTCGAATAG
- a CDS encoding MFS transporter, producing the protein MTRASERLRRLLWGGAPALPRDVVVLGVVAFFVMLGFGVVIPVLPVYVRSFGVGYLEVGAVVSAFAVMRLIANPFVGKLLDIAGERVILAVGIGIVAVSSALVGLADSYLQVLLLRGVGGIGSAMFTVAAMTLLLASSDPSTRGRAVGFYQGGFLIGGMAGPAVGGLLSGISLHAPFFFYAGTLVVAGAVGLALLRRHDRTADAVSTLPLRPFREVLGDSRYQSALLANLAQGWAAMGVRSALIPVLVVEVLRGEPAWTGIAFAIAAVAQTLALLPAGRFVDAVGRRPAIVAAFAVGSVVMIAIPFVTELWMLVLLLCVYGVAAAFMGTAPAAAVGDAAGARGGQPVAVFEAFGDAGAIAGPLVAGLLVDAFGFEAAFGSAVVLMAAAALFALRMPRGRVASAA; encoded by the coding sequence GTGACCCGAGCATCCGAACGCCTCCGCCGCCTCCTCTGGGGCGGAGCGCCGGCGCTGCCGCGAGACGTCGTGGTGCTGGGTGTCGTCGCCTTCTTCGTGATGCTCGGCTTCGGCGTCGTCATCCCCGTGCTCCCGGTGTACGTGCGCAGTTTCGGCGTGGGCTACCTCGAGGTGGGCGCCGTGGTCTCGGCGTTCGCGGTGATGCGTCTGATCGCCAACCCGTTCGTGGGCAAGCTGCTCGACATCGCCGGCGAGCGCGTCATCCTGGCCGTGGGGATCGGTATCGTCGCGGTGTCGAGCGCCCTGGTCGGACTCGCCGACTCGTACCTGCAGGTTCTGCTGCTACGCGGGGTGGGCGGAATCGGCTCGGCCATGTTCACCGTCGCCGCCATGACCCTGCTGCTCGCCTCCTCAGACCCGAGTACCCGAGGTCGTGCCGTCGGCTTCTACCAGGGCGGCTTCCTCATCGGAGGGATGGCGGGCCCGGCGGTGGGTGGCCTCCTGTCGGGCATCTCGCTTCACGCGCCGTTCTTCTTTTATGCGGGCACCCTCGTCGTCGCGGGTGCCGTCGGGCTCGCGCTGCTCCGCCGCCACGACCGGACGGCGGATGCGGTGAGCACGCTCCCGCTCCGCCCCTTCCGAGAGGTGCTCGGTGACAGTCGCTACCAGTCGGCCCTGCTGGCGAACCTCGCGCAGGGGTGGGCGGCGATGGGGGTGCGGAGCGCGCTCATCCCGGTGCTCGTGGTGGAGGTGCTACGCGGTGAGCCTGCCTGGACGGGCATCGCGTTCGCCATCGCGGCCGTCGCCCAGACACTCGCACTCCTGCCGGCGGGACGCTTCGTCGACGCCGTCGGTCGCCGCCCCGCGATCGTCGCCGCCTTCGCCGTGGGGTCGGTGGTGATGATCGCCATCCCCTTCGTGACCGAGCTCTGGATGCTCGTCCTCCTCCTGTGCGTCTACGGCGTCGCCGCCGCTTTCATGGGCACCGCACCGGCCGCCGCCGTGGGTGACGCCGCGGGTGCGCGGGGCGGGCAGCCCGTCGCCGTGTTCGAGGCGTTCGGCGACGCGGGGGCCATCGCCGGGCCGCTGGTGGCGGGCCTGCTCGTCGACGCGTTCGGCTTCGAGGCGGCCTTCGGGTCGGCGGTGGTGCTGATGGCGGCGGCGGCCCTGTTCGCGCTGCGCATGCCGCGCGGGCGGGTCGCCTCAGCGGCCTGA